GAAGTGGCTCGTCATTTGCCTAGATACCGTGTCGGTCTGATCACAGAACAACTGACTCAAGATGATCTTATGCTGATTGATGAGGTTAAAGCGTTCAGTTGTCACATGAACTACGAGCATCTGAAGCAGAGCGATCTTGATACACTTGGTGAAGCAAACATTCAAACATGGTGCTACACCGTCAATGATCCGTCCCGCTTCAAATTTCTCTCAAAAGTAGATGCTGTATTTACTGATTTTCCGAATCAGTTCAATCCTATAAATTGAGCTCGTAAATACCGCAAAAATAGCCACGATAAACTTTAAAATAAACTCCCGGGATGCCTTAAAATTAACTCTCGGGAAACCATAAAATTAAGTAGCAAACACAAGTGAGTAGGAGTACATTCCGCTACTCACTTGGTTTCACTAGCTCGCCTTATTAGACAGCTTCATTGGTTACTTAATTTATGGATCTCATTTTTAGTCCAACCTTCCCAATTTTGGGTGCAATCTTCATTTTCGCCGCTATTGTTCGTGGCTTCTCAGGTTTTGGTTTCACCTTAGTGGCATTGCCATTGAGTGCGTTATTCGTGCCTGTTATCGAACTGGTTCCTGTTTTCATGCTGATCGACCTGTTAGGCAATATCCAATTGCTGCCGAAGGTTAAACATCACGTAAATTGGCGATGGGTTTCAAAGGTATTTATCCCTTGTTTGGCCTTCACGCCCGTCGGCTTGCTGTTGCTCAAATCCGTTAGCCAAGACACGATCATCTTGATCATCAGCGCCTTCATTTTTGCATCTGCATTTATGATCTACAAAGGGTTCCAGTATAAAAGAGAGCCTAGATTTGCTCCCTATATTCTAGGTAGCCTTGCTGGGATAATGAACGGCGCAGCTTCAATGTCAGGGCCTCCGATTGGTACACACGCATTGGCAAACCCAGTTGCTCCGCATATAGCCAGAGCTGGCCTGATTGCGTTCTTTGTGTTGGCAGATTCCAGTGCGTTTGTATCGGCATCTATCGCAGGATTAGTCGACCGCGAGGTGGTCTGGCTTACTTTTGCACTGTTACCAAGCAGCATGTTTGGCGGTTATGTGGGTTCTAAACTATTCGAGAGATTTGGTGGGGCGAAATTCAAGCCAGTCACGATTGCATTGCTGATCGTGATTGCGATATTCAGTGCAGGTCGAGTCATACTGTAACTGACTTTAGCGGTTAATTTCGGAAGTTGCTTTCGCGAATTGACTGCGCGAATTGCCTGCGCGAATAGATTCCGAAAGTGATTAAGAAAACTGGGTACCAATGACTACCATTCGATATGGATAGGGGTACCCATTTTTACAAGTTGGATGAACTCATCCATATCTTGATTAGTTAGTGCAATACAACCATCCGTCCAATCAAAGCTTTGAATAAAGCTCGGTGAACGGCGCTCACCATTTTTAATACCGTGGATCTTGATGTTCCCTCCAGGGTCGACATCATTTTCTTCAGCCCACTGCATATCCGAAGGTTGCGGGTAGCTGATATGCACCGAGCGGTGAAAATCCGATTCTTCCATCACATAATCGAGCTGGTATTCCCCTTCAGGTGTTCGGTTGTCTCCTTCAAAACGTTTATGCCCTTTCGGTTGTTTCCCTAACGCAATACGAAACTCTTGAATGACCTCATCACCCTTAAGTAGGTACATTCTACGCTTCGATTTATCAACTTTGACTAAAGTAACCACTTGCGACAGAGAGCCTGCCTCAGAAGAGGGAACGGTTAGAGTGTAAGACTGTTGAGAAGAGCTTTGAGGGGGACGTTTAGATGAACCTTGAGACAGCTGGGCAACTTGTTCGCCAGAGTTACTGCTAAGAACATCATCCACAATAATCACATGTTTGGAATTTGAGAGCACTGAAGAGGTTGAGTTAGAGGAAGACGTTGAGACACGCTGAGAGTGAGCCGGTTTCGACTCGAATACAATGGTTTCGATTGCCGTCGCGTCAGAAATTATCTTTTCAACCACAACCTTTTCAGCTTGCACACTCGAAGCTACAAACAGTAAACACAGTGATAAAGGCAAAAATAGACGCACCTTTAGTTCTCCTCAAAGCGCATGGACATGGTTCGTGATTGAGTTTCCATGCCTAACGATTCATAGAAACCCTTAGCTTGCTGATTAAACTCCATCACTTCTAACCTAAGCTCAATAGCACCGCTCGCTTGCGCCCACTGATTAAACGACTTCATCAACGCTTTGCCGACGCCTTGGCTCTGAACCTGATCGTTTACCACAATCGTATTCACTCGCGCTATTTTGTGAGACTGAATGAAGCTTACCCCTTTATTCTGCGTTACCTTCCCCACCAAGAAACCAACAACCTGTTGAGCGTCAACCGCAACTAAGAAAGTGCCAACCGGATCAAGCATCAATCCCAACCAATATTCTTCACTATCAGCTAAGCCATGAGAAGCGGGAGCAAATACCATAGGGGCACCAAGATGATGTTGACGATTTATTTGCATAGAGAGCTCTAAGATCGAGCTAATATCAGTTACCTTAGCGTTCCGGATTTGCATATCACTACCTTTTTAAATTCAATAACACCTTAGCAAAAATAGCTTAGCTGTGCACCGTCCTACTCTTTTAACAAAACTTTCGAGCTAGAGCTTGATGCCACTAATTACATGACACGATAACGAAGAACAGCTCCCAATTGGGAGCTGTTCTTATATCTAAATCTCGGTTCGTTCTAAACGAATGACGTAAAATCAATCAGATAAGAAACGATTAAAAACCGTTAAACATTTTGGGTCTGCTTTTTTTGATTATTACGGTATAGGTCAAATTGAACAAACCATTCATAGCGACATCTCTAAACTTACTTAAGAATTTTAGAGTTTTAATACGGAGTGATTTTTTAATACGGAATGTTCTTTCTCCGATCACAGAGTCTGAAGCCCCTCCAGTTAAACCAGCAGGAGAGACACCATAAGTTGGTTGGTTTATGAAGCCATACATTTCTAATGAAGACATCAACGGGGTAGAGGAATCGATCGCTTTTTTCTATAAATGTTTTTGCCACATGAGGGGTGATCATATAGGCAGTCATACATAACGGTGTTTTAATATGTCGCACTAGAGTTTGTTCGTTATCTAGGTTTTCAACAACATAGTTATACTCTCTTTTGTTAGAATAATTTTCTAACCGAATATAACCACACTCTTCAATATGCTCACTGGCGTGCTGAACCGTTTTTTCGAAGACATCAACATCAACCATTACATCATCTTCAAAGATAATAATCGGCTGATTCAGTTCAATACACTTTTCCCATGCCAAATAGTGGCTACTGTAACAACCGATTTCACCAGGAACGGCGACTCTTCCATTCAATGCATAAAAGGCGGCTTCATCATAACGATTCATCAAAGGGTGGTCTTTAGATAAGCTAGCATCAACGCCACTCAGCTTTTCTATGTCTAATTTCTTAATATTTAAAAGTTGTTCTTGGCTAGATAAAAATCGCTCTGACTTTCGCTCCAACGAAATGATGATAGACTTCACAGTAAAAAACACCCACTAATAATTTAACTCATAAGAAATTAATATAAATATCGGCTTTGTTGCGTAATTAAATTTAAAGATAGAACAACCCCGTTTCGCGTATTTCTTAATCAATACGACAAGTTTCAGGCATACCTAACCCAGTAAGCTTGTTCAACGCTTTTATCATCGCGTAAGTTTCACCCACCTGGGCATTGTAATTTCTTAAGCTCAATCGTCCTCCTAGCAACTGTTTAACTCGATACATCGCTGTTTCTGACAATGAACGTTTGTGGTATCCATACCGCTCTTTCCAATACTTATTTGAGCCGTATAATTTCTGGCAACCCACGGCGAGATTTCGAGGGTGACCACGCTCCCAGAAGGCTGCCCCTTCTCTTGGGGGAATAAGCGCAACGGCTCGCTTCATCTTAATAGCAGCCCGACACGCTCTCGTGTCGTAAGCGCCATCACCAGACACCTCAAGGATGCTTCGACGTGTTTGTTTCAGTAGGTTCGGGAGTACTTCACCATCTGTAACCGTTGATAAACTTAGCTCGGCGGCAATGATCTCATGAGTGCTTGTATCAACTGCAATATGCAGCTTTCGCCAGACTCTCCGCTTGCCATCCGTCCCGTGTTTTTTGACTTTCCATTCACCTTCGCCATAAACCTTAAGGCCAGTTGCATCAATGGCTAGGTGTTGTATCGCTCCTCTCGCTTTAGTCTTAAATGAGACCTCAACTTGCTTGGCTCTACGACTGATGCAGGTGTAATGCGGACAACTTAACGGCACATGGGCTAACCTAAATATCGAGTCGATAAATCCTTGCAGCGCTCTCAGTGGCATAGAAAAAACTCGTTTCACCATGAGTGCTGTCGTAATAGCTAAATCACTGAACCGACGTGGCCTCCCGCGCTTATTCTGTTTGCTTTGCGCCCACCCACTTATTGCTTCTTCATCGATCCAGAAGGTCAGAGAACCACGGTTAATGAGCGATTGGTTGTATTGCTTCCAGTTGGTTGTTTTGTAACAAGGTTTAGGCATAAGGCTACGAGAGAGAGTGGTGGTAGCTGATCAGATCGTAGGTTCTTGATTTAGTTCCATTGAATTACGCAACAAAGCCTATAAAGCAAAGAACGATCAATTCAGCTGGAAAGATAATGATCCGTACCATGCGCTAGAAGCAATCAATTTAAGTGAGGTGAAATAATGAAAAAGCTATTAGTTGCAACAGCGATTTTAGCCTCATTTTCTGCAAACGCTGGTTTGACCCGGTTTGATCGATCAGTTCAACAACACAAAGAATTTGCATTGCAAACAAAGTTTGATTTTTCTTGTAAGATGAATGCAGGTTCAGCAACGCTAATTGACCCGTTTTGGGTCATCACTGCAAGCCATGTAAGCGGCTCGAAATCTGACGGGTATCAAAACACTGTGACCTGTTATTCATACGAGAAAAACGAAAACGGCGTTTATCAGCAGATAACGCACAAGGTTGCGAGCACTAATCCGGCGGGTCAATTTGGAGAATACAATTTCCCGTATAAAAATGATCGCGGTTTTGGTGATTTCGCCCTTGTTCGACTAGATACGCCGATCACAGAAATCGAGCCAGCAAAACTACCTAAAGAGGGGATGTTTGATTACTCGAAAGTTTACCAGGTTAATCAAATTGGTTACGGCAATTACAACCACAGAAACGGCGGAACTAAACAGGTAATGCACAGTGAATATGAAGATCGCTGGCTTGCTGAATATTCATATGATTTCCGTACATTAGAAAAGACGGACTTAAACTGGCTTACTATTCATGGTGATTCAGGTTCAGGCATCACCATTGAAAAAGACGGTGAACTTTACTTAATCGGTGAGATTGGTTTGCAGTATAGCACCAGCGAGATCGGCGGCTGGACTGACACATTTGATGATGTGATCGCACGCTTACCATTCATTCATAAAACTATGAAAGAGCATGGCTTTAGCTATGCAGAGCCCGTTGATTTTCATGCGACAAAATGGACTCCAGATACGCAAAACGACATTGATAGCTTACATGCATTCTATTCTTACTGGCGCGCTGGCAACGTTGATTTCAACGAGACAAAATGGCTAAGTGATGGAAGCCTTCAAAGCGTGTTCTATGCTACAGAGGGCGATAGCTACACAATTGAAACCATGATAGAAAAAGGGCAAAAACCTTTTGATGTGTTTATTGATGGCCGACAAGTAGCGCACAATGTAGACGCAACAGGCCAGGCTTTGAAACTTACTCTTAACGCATTTAAAGCGAAAGGCGATTTAGTAAAAGTAGAGTTTAAATTGCTTGAACCAGGTGAAAACTTAACTATAGATCACTTCTTGGTTAAGTCTGTTGAGCAATAACATTTGATTGTTAGCCTCGGCCTTATGGTCGGGGCTTTTAATTAAAATAAACTAAGTTACAGTGTTATCAGAAGTAGATTATTGTCTGTAGTAGATTGTTCTGTGGAGAAGATTGTTCTCTGGAGGAACGCTGATGAACTTGCCACCTCGGATAAGGTAGCAAGGTCACAAACGAAAGATCAAAGAAGTCGGCGTCTCAATCCTGTTCGCTCCAAGATGCGTGTCGAGATCTCCTCTACCGATAATGAAGAAGTGTTGATGTAAGGTATCGCTTCTCGGCGAAACATCGATTCTACCGTTTGCAATTCATACAAACATTGCGAGTCACTCGCATATTCACTGCCCGCTAAACGGTTCTCTCGAATTTCAGTCAGCCTTTCCGCATTGATAGTTAAGCCAAACAGCTTGTGTCGGTAGATCTCAAACTCAGGGAGCAACTTCAAGCGCGCTAAGTCATCATGGATGAATGGGTAGTTCGCCACTCGCAGACCAAACTGCATTGCCATGTACAAGCTCGTTGGCGTTTTACCGCTGCGAGAGACTCCCAACAAGATAATGTCTGCCTCTTCCAAGCCTTTTAAAGTAATGCCGTCGTCGTGCGCTAACGTGTATTCGATAGCAGCAATACGGTCGAAGTATTTGTCCGAGTCTTTATTGACGCTACGAGAACGCTGCAGCTTCGGCTTAGGCGCCATTTTCGTATCATCTTGCACTTTCTGCACGATACTCTCTAACACGTCATAACAATGCGCAGGCGCATCTAACAACTTCAGTTTTATCTCCGGTATCACAATCGAGAAAAAGACCAAAGGTTCATGACCTGTTGCTCGATATGAAATCTCGATCTCTTTCAATAAATCAGAAAGTTTGTCTTCACTTTCGACAAACGGGAAGGTTTTTTCATTAGCTTCGAATGGGAATTGACCTAGAACAACATGCCCTAAAGTCTCGCATGTTATGGCCGTTCCATCAGAAACATAGAATACATCACGACTTTGGATATCAATTTGCATTTTTTATTTAATGTTTAAAATTATTTTGAGTAGGATGGGAACCATAATATATATAACGAAACCCTGCTGACTATTACGTCCCCCACAGCTTTAGAAAATAATTTACATTTTTTTAAACTGATACGTAATCGTTTGCCTTTAAATCCCTACAATGCTTGCTATGTTTCTGGAGAAATAAATGCAAAATAACACCCTATGGTTCAATGGCCTTTCCATGGAAGATGTCGACAAAGTCGGCGGTAAGAATGCTTCACTTGGCGAGATGGTTTCTAACCTAGCCAACGCTGGCGTATCAGTACCTAATGGTTTTGCTACCACATCTTATGCGTTTAACAACTTTCTTGACTACAAAGGTCTTGATGAGCGCATTCACCAACTCCTTGATGAACTTGATGTTGAAGACGTTGACGCACTGCGTAAGACAGGTGCAACGATTCGACAATGGGTTCTAGACGCACCCTTCCCAGAATCACTAGAGCAAGATATCCGTGATAACTACCGTGAACTGATTGAAGGCAACGAAGAATTGTCTGTTGCGGTTCGCTCATCGGCAACAGCTGAAGACCTTCC
The nucleotide sequence above comes from Vibrio atlanticus. Encoded proteins:
- a CDS encoding sulfite exporter TauE/SafE family protein, encoding MDLIFSPTFPILGAIFIFAAIVRGFSGFGFTLVALPLSALFVPVIELVPVFMLIDLLGNIQLLPKVKHHVNWRWVSKVFIPCLAFTPVGLLLLKSVSQDTIILIISAFIFASAFMIYKGFQYKREPRFAPYILGSLAGIMNGAASMSGPPIGTHALANPVAPHIARAGLIAFFVLADSSAFVSASIAGLVDREVVWLTFALLPSSMFGGYVGSKLFERFGGAKFKPVTIALLIVIAIFSAGRVIL
- a CDS encoding L,D-transpeptidase family protein, which codes for MRLFLPLSLCLLFVASSVQAEKVVVEKIISDATAIETIVFESKPAHSQRVSTSSSNSTSSVLSNSKHVIIVDDVLSSNSGEQVAQLSQGSSKRPPQSSSQQSYTLTVPSSEAGSLSQVVTLVKVDKSKRRMYLLKGDEVIQEFRIALGKQPKGHKRFEGDNRTPEGEYQLDYVMEESDFHRSVHISYPQPSDMQWAEENDVDPGGNIKIHGIKNGERRSPSFIQSFDWTDGCIALTNQDMDEFIQLVKMGTPIHIEW
- a CDS encoding GNAT family N-acetyltransferase — translated: MQIRNAKVTDISSILELSMQINRQHHLGAPMVFAPASHGLADSEEYWLGLMLDPVGTFLVAVDAQQVVGFLVGKVTQNKGVSFIQSHKIARVNTIVVNDQVQSQGVGKALMKSFNQWAQASGAIELRLEVMEFNQQAKGFYESLGMETQSRTMSMRFEEN
- a CDS encoding glycosyltransferase family 25 protein, whose product is MKSIIISLERKSERFLSSQEQLLNIKKLDIEKLSGVDASLSKDHPLMNRYDEAAFYALNGRVAVPGEIGCYSSHYLAWEKCIELNQPIIIFEDDVMVDVDVFEKTVQHASEHIEECGYIRLENYSNKREYNYVVENLDNEQTLVRHIKTPLCMTAYMITPHVAKTFIEKSDRFLYPVDVFIRNVWLHKPTNLWCLSCWFNWRGFRLCDRRKNIPY
- a CDS encoding IS5 family transposase, whose product is MPKPCYKTTNWKQYNQSLINRGSLTFWIDEEAISGWAQSKQNKRGRPRRFSDLAITTALMVKRVFSMPLRALQGFIDSIFRLAHVPLSCPHYTCISRRAKQVEVSFKTKARGAIQHLAIDATGLKVYGEGEWKVKKHGTDGKRRVWRKLHIAVDTSTHEIIAAELSLSTVTDGEVLPNLLKQTRRSILEVSGDGAYDTRACRAAIKMKRAVALIPPREGAAFWERGHPRNLAVGCQKLYGSNKYWKERYGYHKRSLSETAMYRVKQLLGGRLSLRNYNAQVGETYAMIKALNKLTGLGMPETCRID
- a CDS encoding trypsin-like serine peptidase; translated protein: MKKLLVATAILASFSANAGLTRFDRSVQQHKEFALQTKFDFSCKMNAGSATLIDPFWVITASHVSGSKSDGYQNTVTCYSYEKNENGVYQQITHKVASTNPAGQFGEYNFPYKNDRGFGDFALVRLDTPITEIEPAKLPKEGMFDYSKVYQVNQIGYGNYNHRNGGTKQVMHSEYEDRWLAEYSYDFRTLEKTDLNWLTIHGDSGSGITIEKDGELYLIGEIGLQYSTSEIGGWTDTFDDVIARLPFIHKTMKEHGFSYAEPVDFHATKWTPDTQNDIDSLHAFYSYWRAGNVDFNETKWLSDGSLQSVFYATEGDSYTIETMIEKGQKPFDVFIDGRQVAHNVDATGQALKLTLNAFKAKGDLVKVEFKLLEPGENLTIDHFLVKSVEQ
- the ppsR gene encoding posphoenolpyruvate synthetase regulatory kinase/phosphorylase PpsR, which codes for MQIDIQSRDVFYVSDGTAITCETLGHVVLGQFPFEANEKTFPFVESEDKLSDLLKEIEISYRATGHEPLVFFSIVIPEIKLKLLDAPAHCYDVLESIVQKVQDDTKMAPKPKLQRSRSVNKDSDKYFDRIAAIEYTLAHDDGITLKGLEEADIILLGVSRSGKTPTSLYMAMQFGLRVANYPFIHDDLARLKLLPEFEIYRHKLFGLTINAERLTEIRENRLAGSEYASDSQCLYELQTVESMFRREAIPYINTSSLSVEEISTRILERTGLRRRLL